From Candidatus Zixiibacteriota bacterium, the proteins below share one genomic window:
- the nadD gene encoding nicotinate (nicotinamide) nucleotide adenylyltransferase encodes MTEKIGVLGGAFDPIHIGHLILAQSALDELKLSRVLFVPSFAPAVAHKVIPTGFAHRLEMTRLAIAGNDRFRASAIEEVLKPPSYTVTLMERLHKEIPDAEFYFLMGADSLEQVGTWHDPERLIKLAKLVAAPRSGSNLQSTFPFARLDMPLIEISATQLRQRVRDGFSLRYLVPESVIAYIDANRLYRED; translated from the coding sequence GTGACTGAAAAGATTGGCGTACTCGGGGGCGCGTTTGATCCCATTCACATCGGGCATCTGATTTTGGCGCAATCGGCGCTGGATGAGTTGAAGCTCAGCCGGGTCTTGTTTGTGCCATCCTTTGCGCCGGCGGTCGCGCACAAGGTAATTCCCACCGGCTTTGCGCATCGACTGGAGATGACCCGGCTGGCGATTGCCGGCAACGATCGCTTCCGCGCTTCCGCCATCGAGGAAGTTCTCAAGCCGCCATCCTACACTGTGACCTTGATGGAGCGGCTGCACAAAGAGATTCCGGACGCCGAGTTCTATTTCCTGATGGGTGCCGACAGTCTGGAACAAGTCGGTACGTGGCACGATCCGGAGCGACTGATCAAGCTGGCCAAATTGGTGGCGGCGCCGCGATCCGGCAGTAATCTGCAATCGACCTTTCCGTTTGCGCGTCTCGACATGCCGTTGATTGAAATTTCCGCCACGCAGTTGCGTCAGCGCGTCCGCGACGGTTTCAGTCTCCGCTATCTTGTGCCTGAATCGGTAATCGCGTATATTGACGCCAATCGTCTGTATCGCGAGGATTGA
- the polA gene encoding DNA polymerase I, which yields MSIKRLFLIDGTAVAYRSYFAFAQNPLRTRRGENTSVVFGFAATILRILTKENPTHLAVVQDTKEKSFRHELYAEYKANRVQMPDEMAEQLPRLDHLLNTMKIPILRKPGYEADDIIATLTKRAEAAGWEVVVVTGDKDLMQLVNDKTKIFNLKKVSDAGEWYDREAVKAKMGVYPEQILDYLALVGDASDNVPGVDGVGPKTAVKLLEEYGSFEAVLANAEEITKPKLRESLIAFRDRAALTKQLVALEYDAKVDCDLEALRVPTLDNADLRGLFLEFEFTSLIRQLGQPTEEQREATAQNYLTIDNPAALEKVVAEIERAGQFAFDTETTGLDWLTCRLVGISLAVADGRAWYLPLAHRVGKNLDAEVCRKLLQPLFLNPKLRKIAQNFKFDYHVLHQHGYEIPAFDYDPMLASYVVDPAGQHGLDALALKHFDYQMQPITELIGTGKKQITFDLVPIDKATFYSAEDADFTLRLVKALEPKVAAIGAQKLLHDIELPLCQVLAKVEEHGVRIDVPFLQKMSGELAGEMEKITFDIYTLAGREFNINSTAQLGDILFNQLKLKPMRKTAKKTAYSTDVGVLTELAKVHDLPRKILEFRKLQKLKSTYIDALPALVNPTTGRVHTSYNQAVATTGRLSSTDPNLQNIPIKTEEGSQIRKAFIPADGQHKILTADYSQIELRVLAHFADEGALVESFMHGEDIHARTASEVYGVALKDVTPQQRRMAKTANFAVIYGVTAFGLSQQSDMSVAEAKEFIDIYFARYPMIRKFIDSTIAAARRDGYVTTLFGRRRYLPEIESKNVSLRQFAERTAVNTIIQGTAADMIKIAMIEIDRALVGMKSMMIMQVHDELVFDAAASEVEKLGGIVRDRMEHCVTLKVPVTVEMGVGDNWLESK from the coding sequence ATGTCGATCAAGCGCTTGTTTCTCATCGACGGCACCGCTGTCGCCTACCGTTCCTATTTCGCCTTCGCTCAAAACCCGTTGCGCACGCGGCGGGGCGAAAACACCTCAGTCGTCTTTGGCTTTGCCGCCACGATCCTGCGCATCCTGACCAAGGAGAACCCCACGCATCTGGCGGTCGTCCAGGACACCAAGGAAAAGAGCTTCCGCCACGAGCTGTACGCCGAATACAAGGCCAATCGAGTGCAGATGCCGGACGAAATGGCAGAACAGCTACCCCGGCTCGACCATCTGCTCAATACGATGAAGATTCCGATTCTACGCAAACCGGGATACGAAGCGGATGACATCATCGCCACGTTGACCAAGCGCGCCGAAGCTGCCGGCTGGGAGGTGGTCGTGGTCACCGGCGACAAGGACCTGATGCAGCTGGTCAACGATAAGACGAAGATTTTCAATTTGAAGAAGGTGTCCGACGCCGGCGAATGGTACGATCGCGAGGCAGTCAAAGCGAAGATGGGCGTCTACCCGGAACAGATTCTCGATTATCTCGCTCTGGTCGGCGATGCCTCGGACAACGTGCCCGGTGTTGACGGCGTCGGGCCGAAGACCGCGGTCAAGCTGTTGGAGGAATACGGGTCGTTTGAGGCGGTGCTGGCCAACGCCGAAGAGATCACCAAGCCGAAGCTGCGCGAGTCGCTGATCGCCTTCCGCGACCGCGCCGCGCTAACGAAGCAACTGGTGGCGCTGGAATATGACGCCAAAGTCGACTGCGACCTGGAAGCGTTGCGCGTGCCGACTCTCGACAATGCGGACTTGCGCGGGCTGTTTCTGGAATTCGAGTTTACCTCACTGATCAGGCAATTGGGCCAGCCGACCGAGGAGCAGAGGGAAGCGACGGCGCAAAACTACCTTACCATCGACAACCCGGCGGCGCTCGAAAAGGTCGTCGCTGAAATCGAGCGCGCCGGCCAGTTCGCATTCGACACCGAGACTACGGGCCTGGATTGGCTGACTTGCAGACTGGTCGGCATCTCACTGGCAGTAGCGGACGGCCGGGCCTGGTACCTGCCGCTGGCGCATCGCGTGGGAAAGAATCTGGACGCGGAGGTTTGCCGCAAACTGTTGCAGCCGCTCTTTCTCAATCCTAAGCTTCGCAAGATCGCACAGAACTTCAAGTTTGACTACCATGTGTTGCATCAGCACGGTTACGAGATCCCCGCTTTCGATTACGATCCAATGCTGGCGTCTTATGTGGTCGATCCGGCCGGGCAGCACGGATTGGACGCGCTGGCGCTCAAACACTTCGATTATCAGATGCAGCCGATCACGGAATTGATCGGGACCGGGAAGAAGCAGATTACCTTCGATTTGGTGCCAATTGACAAGGCAACGTTCTACTCGGCGGAGGACGCTGATTTCACGTTGCGGCTGGTGAAAGCACTGGAGCCAAAGGTGGCGGCCATCGGCGCGCAGAAATTGCTTCACGACATCGAGCTGCCGCTGTGCCAGGTGCTGGCGAAGGTGGAAGAGCACGGCGTGCGGATCGACGTGCCGTTCTTGCAGAAGATGTCGGGCGAGCTGGCAGGGGAAATGGAGAAGATCACCTTCGACATCTATACGCTGGCGGGCCGCGAATTCAACATCAATTCGACGGCGCAGTTGGGCGATATCCTCTTCAACCAGCTCAAGCTCAAGCCAATGCGCAAGACTGCCAAGAAGACCGCGTACTCCACCGACGTCGGCGTACTGACGGAGCTGGCAAAGGTCCACGATCTGCCGCGCAAGATTCTTGAATTCCGGAAGCTGCAGAAGCTGAAATCGACCTACATCGATGCGCTGCCGGCGCTGGTCAATCCGACGACCGGACGCGTGCACACATCGTACAATCAGGCCGTGGCCACCACCGGGCGATTGTCCTCGACCGATCCGAATCTGCAGAACATTCCGATCAAGACGGAGGAAGGCAGTCAGATTCGGAAGGCGTTTATCCCCGCCGACGGCCAGCACAAGATTCTGACGGCCGACTACTCGCAGATCGAATTGCGCGTGCTGGCGCATTTTGCCGACGAAGGGGCGTTGGTCGAGTCGTTTATGCACGGCGAGGACATCCACGCGCGCACGGCTTCCGAGGTGTACGGTGTTGCGCTCAAGGATGTGACTCCGCAGCAACGGCGGATGGCGAAGACGGCGAATTTTGCGGTGATCTATGGCGTGACGGCCTTTGGGCTGTCGCAGCAGTCGGACATGAGCGTGGCCGAAGCGAAAGAATTTATCGACATCTACTTCGCGCGTTATCCGATGATTCGCAAGTTCATTGACAGCACGATTGCTGCGGCGCGCCGGGACGGGTATGTGACGACGTTGTTCGGACGGCGGCGCTATTTGCCGGAGATCGAGTCCAAAAACGTTTCGTTGCGGCAATTCGCCGAGCGAACGGCGGTGAACACGATCATCCAGGGCACAGCGGCGGATATGATCAAAATCGCCATGATCGAAATCGACCGGGCGCTGGTCGGGATGAAGTCGATGATGATTATGCAGGTACACGACGAATTGGTGTTCGACGCCGCGGCGAGCGAGGTCGAAAAGCTCGGCGGCATCGTACGCGACCGGATGGAACACTGTGTGACGCTCAAGGTGCCGGTGACGGTGGAAATGGGCGTCGGCGACAACTGGCTGGAGAGCAAGTAA